In the genome of Bradyrhizobium arachidis, one region contains:
- a CDS encoding endo-1,4-beta-xylanase yields MTRLDRREFLLGGAAALAAGATASAAPASKLAQRRPGYGAAATLWDLQADPRLGEAISTYCTQVVPVLELKWPMMRPDAHTFAFERADAIYEFAQKNDLTMRGHALAWYHDIPDWTKQIKDAKGVERAYVDHIGTVVSYYKDKLTSWDVVNEPIPDNPRSVKDRRDTFWTQHLGERWIPLAFRTAAAADPFVKLAINEYDIESAKDSFIAKRAAYRTLIMDLLDQGVPLHAVGLQSHLHAELEIDTHGLAEFVTELRSWGLEVYVTELDVDDQKLAGSPAERDAIVAKRVDDLLTAISTSGPVRSILTWGISDRYSWINGVFARKDKQPNRPLPLDGEFKPKPFMDVISKFTKEV; encoded by the coding sequence GTGACCAGGCTCGACAGACGCGAATTTCTTCTCGGCGGCGCCGCAGCACTGGCGGCGGGTGCAACGGCATCGGCCGCGCCGGCGTCAAAGCTCGCCCAGCGCCGTCCCGGCTATGGCGCAGCCGCGACACTGTGGGACCTGCAAGCCGATCCGCGGCTTGGCGAGGCCATCAGCACCTATTGCACCCAGGTGGTGCCGGTGCTCGAGCTGAAATGGCCGATGATGCGGCCGGATGCGCATACGTTCGCGTTCGAACGCGCCGACGCCATCTATGAATTCGCGCAGAAGAACGATCTGACCATGCGCGGCCACGCCCTCGCCTGGTATCACGACATTCCGGACTGGACCAAGCAGATCAAGGACGCCAAAGGCGTCGAGCGCGCCTATGTCGATCACATCGGCACCGTCGTCTCCTATTACAAGGACAAGCTGACGTCGTGGGACGTCGTCAACGAGCCGATCCCCGACAATCCCCGCAGTGTGAAGGACCGGCGCGACACGTTCTGGACGCAGCATCTCGGCGAGCGCTGGATCCCGCTGGCCTTCCGCACGGCGGCCGCGGCCGATCCCTTCGTCAAGCTCGCGATCAACGAATACGACATCGAATCGGCGAAGGACTCGTTCATCGCCAAGCGCGCGGCGTACCGCACCCTGATCATGGACCTGCTCGACCAGGGCGTGCCGCTGCATGCAGTGGGCCTGCAATCGCATCTGCATGCCGAGCTCGAGATCGATACGCACGGCCTCGCCGAGTTCGTCACCGAATTGCGCTCGTGGGGGCTCGAGGTGTACGTCACCGAGCTCGACGTCGACGATCAGAAGCTGGCGGGCAGTCCGGCAGAGCGCGATGCCATCGTCGCCAAACGCGTCGATGATCTCCTGACGGCGATCTCGACCAGCGGCCCGGTGCGCTCGATCCTGACCTGGGGCATATCCGACCGCTACAGCTGGATCAACGGCGTCTTCGCCCGCAAGGACAAGCAGCCGAACCGGCCCTTGCCGCTCGACGGCGAGTTCAAGCCAAAACCGTTCATGGACGTCATCAGCAAGTTCACGAAGGAAGTTTGA
- a CDS encoding lipopolysaccharide biosynthesis protein, which translates to MLNRHFSIYLVAYILPAAVGFFAVTAYTRLLTPAEYGVYVVGISLAGILGAIFFAWIKLSVSRYQAMSAEVDFRGTAMVAFALTAAVLCATTPLVFLFRSDLSVELLLASMFVAIMANAVDVGQEFERAKLRPYRFAAISIVRSVSSVGFGLVGIWLGWGGLGLLAAFGLGSLTGIILNLVGDRTKIAGFQRSQFMQLARYGLPLTLAGLSVAVYSACDRLIVAYLLGKDAAGIFGVAADLPRQFMVMIASSVAAATVPLVFRSLSENNKETTRERLTESLELLLVVVAPVAVWLALAADQVAGTLVGVDFRAGVSALLPTLVLARFFGIANQFYVQISFQLAERPFMLAAQSFLTLVLSVALMFVLVAGYGLYGAALATLVTEAVGFLVAVVLMRRAHPVPFDFNRLAGVAASAAVMAAAILIARSQAGGTGPVSLIIVSLAGGLAYAATAWLLNVANVRTLSLRFVRTLSLRFVRTFNRKALGV; encoded by the coding sequence ATGCTGAACCGCCATTTCTCGATCTATCTCGTCGCCTATATCCTGCCTGCGGCGGTGGGCTTCTTTGCCGTCACGGCCTACACGCGGCTGCTGACGCCTGCGGAATACGGTGTCTATGTCGTCGGCATCAGCCTGGCCGGCATTTTGGGCGCGATCTTCTTCGCTTGGATCAAGCTGTCGGTGTCGCGCTATCAGGCGATGTCGGCGGAGGTGGATTTCCGCGGCACGGCGATGGTCGCTTTTGCGCTGACGGCAGCGGTGCTCTGCGCCACCACGCCGCTGGTGTTCCTGTTCCGCAGCGATCTCAGCGTCGAGCTGCTGCTCGCCAGCATGTTCGTCGCGATCATGGCCAATGCAGTCGATGTCGGCCAGGAGTTCGAGCGCGCCAAGCTGCGCCCCTATCGGTTCGCCGCGATCTCGATCGTGCGCAGCGTCTCCAGCGTCGGCTTCGGCCTCGTCGGCATCTGGCTCGGCTGGGGCGGCCTCGGCTTGCTTGCGGCCTTCGGCCTCGGTTCGCTCACCGGCATCATTCTCAACCTTGTCGGCGACCGCACCAAGATCGCAGGCTTCCAGCGCAGCCAGTTCATGCAGCTGGCGCGCTACGGGCTGCCGCTGACGCTGGCCGGACTGTCCGTCGCGGTCTATTCCGCCTGCGACCGACTCATTGTGGCTTATCTCCTCGGCAAGGACGCTGCCGGCATTTTCGGCGTCGCCGCCGATCTGCCGCGTCAGTTCATGGTCATGATCGCCTCCAGCGTTGCCGCGGCGACCGTACCGCTGGTGTTCCGGTCACTGTCCGAGAACAACAAGGAGACGACGCGGGAGCGGTTGACCGAAAGTCTCGAGCTGCTGCTTGTCGTCGTCGCGCCGGTCGCGGTCTGGCTTGCGCTCGCGGCCGACCAGGTCGCCGGCACGCTCGTCGGCGTCGACTTCCGCGCCGGCGTGTCGGCGTTGCTGCCGACCCTCGTGCTCGCGCGCTTCTTCGGCATCGCCAACCAGTTCTATGTCCAGATCAGCTTCCAGCTCGCCGAGCGGCCGTTCATGCTGGCGGCGCAGTCCTTCCTTACGCTCGTTCTGAGCGTAGCGCTGATGTTCGTCCTGGTCGCCGGCTACGGCCTCTACGGTGCGGCACTGGCGACGCTTGTGACCGAGGCCGTCGGCTTCCTCGTCGCCGTCGTGCTGATGCGCCGCGCCCATCCGGTCCCGTTCGACTTCAACCGCCTCGCCGGCGTTGCCGCCTCCGCCGCCGTAATGGCCGCTGCAATCCTTATCGCGCGATCGCAAGCCGGCGGCACCGGCCCCGTCTCTCTCATCATCGTCAGTCTCGCCGGCGGCCTTGCCTATGCCGCGACGGCCTGGCTGCTGAACGTCGCCAATGTGCGGACGCTGTCGCTGCGCTTCGTGCGGACGCTGTCGCTGCGCTTCGTGCGGACGTTCAACCGGAAAGCGCTGGGGGTCTAG
- a CDS encoding protein-L-isoaspartate O-methyltransferase family protein codes for MNDLAAARARYVAMIAKRERISSPRLLEALAAVPREDFLARGPWRVKSEAARSYRLTPDADPVHLYDNVLVAIDARRKLDVGLPSLWAHFIDVLDIKEKDRVVQIGCGLGYYSAILSKMVGPKGRVMAVDCDKVLAYRAASFLRRYHNVIVFHGDGCEEIREPADVIIIHAGFSHPHPLWLQSLRPRGRLLVPLTQRDREGAAIKITRKGKGFEAEAVQQIRIYPGLGRGMTALDDRVADWWQRASALSPLRFRRIEQGLPSDG; via the coding sequence ATGAATGACCTTGCCGCCGCGCGTGCGCGTTACGTCGCGATGATTGCGAAGCGCGAGCGGATTTCCTCACCGCGCTTGCTCGAAGCACTGGCTGCCGTCCCGCGCGAGGATTTTCTGGCCAGAGGGCCGTGGCGCGTCAAGAGCGAGGCAGCGCGGAGCTACCGGCTGACGCCCGATGCCGATCCGGTTCATCTCTATGACAATGTGCTGGTCGCGATCGACGCGCGCCGCAAGCTGGACGTGGGTCTGCCGAGCCTGTGGGCGCATTTCATCGACGTGCTCGACATCAAGGAGAAGGACCGCGTCGTGCAGATCGGCTGCGGGCTCGGCTATTACTCCGCGATACTGTCGAAGATGGTCGGCCCGAAAGGGCGCGTGATGGCGGTCGATTGCGATAAGGTTCTGGCGTACCGCGCTGCGAGCTTCCTGCGCCGCTATCACAACGTCATCGTGTTTCATGGCGACGGTTGCGAGGAGATCCGTGAACCAGCTGACGTGATCATCATCCACGCCGGTTTCTCGCATCCGCATCCGCTCTGGCTCCAGTCGCTCCGCCCGCGTGGCCGCCTCCTGGTGCCGCTGACCCAGCGGGACCGCGAAGGTGCCGCGATCAAGATCACGCGCAAGGGCAAAGGCTTCGAAGCCGAGGCGGTGCAGCAGATTCGGATCTATCCCGGCCTGGGCCGAGGTATGACCGCGCTCGACGACCGCGTCGCGGACTGGTGGCAGCGCGCCTCCGCGCTTTCGCCGCTGCGGTTTCGGAGGATAGAGCAGGGACTGCCCTCGGATGGCTAA
- a CDS encoding branched-chain amino acid ABC transporter substrate-binding protein has product MRKLTLAIAVIAPMLGQPASAEDTIKIGYIDPLSGGGASVGEGGLKTFQYLADELNAKGGILGKKIEIIGLDNKTNPQESLVQAQKAIDAGVRYITQGNGSSVAAALSDFVTKNNTRNPGKEVLYFNYAAVDPSLTNEKCSYWHFRWDASSDIKMEALTNYMKDTPSIKKVYLINQDYSFGQSVRTDARKMLGAKRPDIQIVGDELHPLLKVTDFSPYIAKIKASGADSVVTGNWGQDFALLLKAAADAGLKVNWYTYYAGGAGGPTAVKQTGLDHQVFQITEGFANSGNKAAMDYEKAFRAKVNLSLWYPRAVNEMRMFKAAAEKANSIDPVKVAAALEDLKFEVLDGGQGIMRKDDHQFLQPIYISSFGKLTESEPFDEESTGWGWHLVSKIDTPQAMVSTTCKMARP; this is encoded by the coding sequence ATGCGCAAGCTCACATTGGCCATTGCCGTGATCGCCCCGATGCTCGGTCAACCAGCGTCGGCCGAGGACACCATCAAGATCGGCTATATCGATCCGCTCTCCGGCGGCGGTGCCAGCGTCGGCGAGGGTGGTCTGAAGACCTTCCAGTATCTGGCCGACGAGCTCAACGCCAAGGGCGGCATCCTCGGCAAGAAGATCGAGATCATCGGGCTCGACAACAAGACCAATCCGCAGGAGAGCCTGGTGCAGGCCCAGAAGGCGATCGATGCCGGGGTGCGTTACATCACGCAAGGCAACGGCTCGTCCGTCGCCGCCGCGCTCTCGGACTTCGTCACCAAGAACAATACGCGCAATCCCGGCAAGGAGGTCCTGTACTTCAACTACGCCGCCGTCGATCCGAGCTTGACCAACGAGAAGTGCAGCTACTGGCATTTCCGCTGGGATGCGAGCTCCGACATCAAGATGGAAGCGCTCACCAACTACATGAAGGACACCCCGTCGATCAAAAAGGTGTACCTGATCAACCAGGACTATTCGTTCGGCCAGTCGGTACGCACCGATGCGCGCAAGATGCTGGGCGCCAAGCGTCCTGATATCCAGATCGTCGGCGACGAGCTGCATCCGCTGCTCAAGGTCACCGATTTCTCGCCCTATATCGCCAAGATCAAGGCGTCCGGCGCCGACAGCGTCGTCACCGGCAATTGGGGCCAGGATTTTGCGCTGCTGCTCAAGGCCGCGGCTGATGCCGGTCTGAAGGTCAACTGGTATACTTATTATGCCGGTGGCGCCGGCGGTCCAACTGCCGTCAAGCAGACCGGTCTGGATCATCAGGTCTTCCAGATCACCGAAGGCTTTGCGAATTCCGGCAACAAGGCTGCGATGGACTATGAGAAGGCGTTCCGCGCCAAGGTCAATCTGTCGCTGTGGTATCCGCGCGCAGTCAACGAGATGCGCATGTTCAAGGCGGCGGCCGAGAAGGCCAACTCGATCGACCCCGTGAAGGTCGCAGCGGCGCTTGAGGATCTGAAGTTCGAGGTCCTCGATGGTGGCCAGGGCATCATGCGCAAGGACGACCACCAGTTCTTGCAGCCGATCTACATCTCCTCCTTCGGCAAGCTGACCGAGAGCGAGCCGTTCGACGAGGAGAGCACCGGTTGGGGCTGGCATCTGGTGTCGAAGATCGACACGCCGCAGGCGATGGTCTCCACCACCTGCAAGATGGCGCGGCCGTAA
- a CDS encoding branched-chain amino acid ABC transporter permease, giving the protein MLELIVISTLNGVLFGMLLFLLSSGLTVIFSMMGVLNFAHASFYMLGAFFGFQLTKWIGFWPALVLAPLLVGAIGMAVERYGLRNTHKHGHVAELLLTFGLAFAIEEIVSMIWGKSPVDYRVPSLLDFPAFTIFSTNYPAYKLFMLAVSVVIFIALLIVLKRTRVGLIVQAALTHPHMVGHLGHNVGRVFMVVFGVGSALAGLAGVIAGPALVTQSDMAAALGPILFVVIVFGGLGSLPGAFVASLVIGLVQTFAVALNGSLASAFGPLDPSAGPSVLTDVWNVTIAQVAPIVPYLLLVIILIVRPMGLMGTRES; this is encoded by the coding sequence GTGCTTGAACTCATTGTCATTTCGACCCTGAACGGCGTGCTGTTCGGCATGCTGCTCTTCCTGTTGTCGAGCGGGCTCACCGTCATCTTCAGCATGATGGGCGTCCTCAACTTCGCCCATGCCAGCTTTTACATGCTCGGCGCCTTCTTCGGCTTCCAGCTCACCAAGTGGATCGGCTTCTGGCCGGCACTGGTGCTGGCGCCGCTGCTGGTCGGCGCCATCGGCATGGCCGTTGAGCGTTACGGCCTGCGCAATACCCACAAGCACGGCCATGTCGCCGAACTGCTGCTGACCTTCGGTCTCGCGTTCGCGATCGAAGAGATCGTGTCGATGATCTGGGGCAAGAGCCCGGTCGACTACCGCGTGCCGTCGCTGCTCGATTTCCCCGCCTTCACGATCTTTTCGACCAACTATCCCGCCTACAAGCTCTTCATGTTGGCCGTGTCGGTCGTGATCTTCATCGCGCTGCTGATCGTGCTCAAGCGCACCCGCGTCGGCCTGATTGTGCAGGCGGCGCTGACCCATCCGCACATGGTCGGGCATCTCGGCCACAACGTCGGCCGTGTGTTCATGGTGGTATTCGGCGTCGGCAGCGCGCTCGCCGGCCTTGCCGGCGTCATCGCCGGTCCCGCCCTGGTGACGCAGTCCGACATGGCCGCGGCGTTAGGGCCGATCCTGTTCGTGGTCATCGTGTTCGGTGGCCTCGGCTCCTTGCCCGGCGCCTTCGTCGCTTCACTGGTGATTGGCCTGGTGCAGACTTTTGCTGTCGCGCTGAACGGCTCGCTCGCCAGCGCCTTCGGCCCGCTCGATCCGTCGGCGGGGCCGTCCGTCCTCACCGACGTCTGGAACGTCACGATCGCCCAGGTCGCGCCGATCGTGCCTTACCTTCTGCTGGTGATCATTCTGATCGTACGCCCCATGGGCCTGATGGGGACGCGCGAGTCATGA
- a CDS encoding branched-chain amino acid ABC transporter permease — MTTTKTSTSKIADKPAGDGLRFYGVWLIGIAALIVLPIVFSSGGSLTSFSLIGIAIVFALSYNILLGQTGLLSFGHAVHYGLGGFAACHMMNAVVSHGWPIPLPFIPLFGGLGGLVFAIIIGWVMTKRAGTVFAMISLGIGELVASSSLILRSVFGGESGITTDRTALPKMFGWSFGPQLQVYYLIAFWLVLSAIAMYALTRTPLGRISNAVRDNPERVQFIGYDPHVVRYLAFCFAGFFAGVAGSLAAINFEIANSAYLGAIQSGLVLFSTFIGGTAYFFGPILGAILVTYLQLGLTSVTSVWQLYFGIIFIGIVMFSPGGIAGLVMMHRPLVRAGTLWTVIPSYLVAVVPTVALACGIILTIETIARYSGGEVINLFGIGFKPTSPVTWVAAAVLVIGGAFVARLTWRRIADAWDRAATVARDRGYLA; from the coding sequence ATGACCACCACGAAGACCTCGACATCCAAGATTGCAGACAAGCCCGCCGGCGACGGCCTGCGCTTCTACGGCGTCTGGCTGATCGGCATTGCCGCGCTGATCGTCCTGCCGATCGTCTTCTCCTCCGGCGGCTCGCTAACGTCGTTCAGCCTGATCGGCATCGCGATCGTCTTTGCGCTGTCCTACAACATCCTGCTCGGCCAGACCGGGCTGTTGTCATTCGGCCATGCCGTGCATTACGGCCTCGGTGGTTTCGCCGCCTGCCACATGATGAACGCCGTGGTCTCGCACGGCTGGCCGATCCCGCTGCCGTTCATTCCGCTGTTCGGCGGGCTCGGCGGCCTCGTCTTTGCGATCATCATCGGCTGGGTGATGACCAAGCGCGCCGGCACTGTCTTTGCGATGATCTCGCTCGGCATCGGCGAGCTGGTCGCATCGTCCTCGCTGATCCTGCGCTCGGTGTTCGGCGGCGAGTCTGGCATCACCACGGACCGCACCGCGCTGCCAAAAATGTTCGGCTGGTCGTTCGGGCCGCAGCTTCAGGTCTACTACCTCATCGCGTTCTGGCTGGTGCTGTCGGCGATCGCGATGTACGCGCTGACCCGGACGCCGCTCGGCCGGATCAGCAATGCCGTCCGCGACAATCCGGAGCGCGTCCAGTTCATCGGCTATGATCCGCACGTCGTCCGCTATCTCGCCTTCTGCTTTGCCGGATTCTTTGCCGGCGTCGCGGGCAGTCTTGCCGCGATCAATTTCGAGATCGCCAACTCCGCCTATCTCGGCGCGATCCAGTCCGGCCTCGTGCTGTTCTCGACCTTCATCGGCGGCACCGCCTATTTCTTCGGCCCGATCCTCGGCGCGATCCTGGTGACGTACCTCCAGCTCGGGCTGACCAGTGTCACCAGCGTATGGCAGCTCTATTTCGGCATCATCTTCATCGGCATCGTGATGTTCTCGCCGGGCGGTATCGCGGGCCTGGTGATGATGCACCGTCCGCTGGTGCGCGCCGGAACGCTGTGGACGGTGATCCCGTCCTATCTCGTCGCTGTCGTGCCGACCGTGGCACTCGCCTGCGGAATCATTCTCACGATCGAGACCATCGCGCGCTATTCGGGCGGGGAAGTCATCAACCTGTTCGGGATCGGCTTCAAGCCGACATCACCGGTGACTTGGGTCGCTGCCGCGGTTCTCGTGATCGGCGGCGCCTTCGTCGCGCGGCTGACCTGGCGGCGAATCGCGGACGCGTGGGACAGGGCTGCGACGGTCGCCCGTGACCGGGGGTATCTCGCATGA
- a CDS encoding DUF6492 family protein → MHSVALLTASYAKDIERFSLLSESIDTWLTGYTRHYVLVNDEDVPLFERFASDKRVIVPASRYLPKWLFALPPALQFISSRRVWLSLLSSPVHGWHIQQILKIAGVLNAPEQRVCILDSDNLFFREFDVGQYAGGEKTPLFVTRKGIDASHPLHVLWLRTVDLLLGIKDRSFPADDYVGNALVWDKDSARAMTAAIKSATGLSWALALCRKKKFSEYLLYGNFVANSPEHLARHQVTEDSIAVSHWDDTCLDRAAIEAMMRAASPEQVALCIQSYSSTSIDDIRDVFCFSSRDRRGPSLSPDHIGDAAEFEVPKTR, encoded by the coding sequence ATGCATTCCGTTGCACTGCTGACTGCCAGCTATGCCAAGGATATCGAACGCTTCTCGCTGCTCAGCGAGAGCATCGACACGTGGCTGACGGGATACACGCGGCATTATGTTCTTGTTAACGATGAGGACGTGCCGCTGTTCGAACGGTTCGCGTCCGACAAGCGCGTCATCGTTCCGGCCTCACGTTATTTGCCGAAATGGCTGTTCGCGCTGCCGCCAGCGCTTCAGTTCATCAGCAGCCGCAGGGTCTGGCTGTCGCTGCTATCGTCGCCCGTGCACGGCTGGCACATCCAGCAGATCCTGAAGATCGCCGGCGTCCTCAACGCGCCCGAGCAGCGCGTCTGCATTCTGGACTCCGACAATCTGTTCTTCCGCGAATTCGACGTCGGCCAGTATGCCGGCGGCGAGAAGACGCCGCTGTTCGTCACGCGCAAAGGGATCGACGCTAGTCACCCCTTGCATGTGCTGTGGCTGCGCACCGTCGACCTGCTCCTCGGCATCAAGGACCGGTCCTTCCCCGCAGACGACTATGTCGGCAACGCGCTGGTCTGGGACAAGGACAGCGCGCGGGCGATGACCGCCGCCATCAAGTCGGCGACGGGCCTGAGCTGGGCGCTGGCATTGTGCCGGAAGAAGAAGTTCTCCGAATACCTGCTTTACGGAAACTTCGTCGCGAACTCGCCGGAACATCTGGCGAGGCATCAGGTCACCGAGGACAGCATCGCCGTCTCGCATTGGGACGACACCTGCCTCGACCGCGCCGCGATCGAAGCGATGATGCGGGCCGCTTCGCCGGAGCAGGTTGCGCTGTGCATCCAGTCCTATTCGTCGACCTCGATCGACGACATCCGCGACGTGTTCTGCTTCAGTTCGCGCGATCGCCGCGGCCCGAGTCTGTCGCCGGATCACATCGGCGATGCGGCGGAATTCGAAGTGCCGAAGACGCGCTAA